In Engraulis encrasicolus isolate BLACKSEA-1 chromosome 2, IST_EnEncr_1.0, whole genome shotgun sequence, the sequence TTGTGTGGTGCTATCTGCAATGGTTAATGTCCTAATCCTTACTCTGGTGCAGTTTGCTGCACTAAATATATACTGAACATGGGCCAAAAGAACATTATTATATTGGTTCTCGAGATGAATTTCTTGCCAACCAATTTTTAAGCCAACATTCTGTCTTGAAGCTTCACATTTATTTTCAAGTCTCCTATATTTGTAGTTGTTGCATGAGTGACATGCTTCAGTGCGAGTTTCAGATTTTTGACAGGAGTAGTAGGAGCGTGAAAATGGGATATTCCAAAGACTGAAGATGGCTAAGGCAGAAGGTTTTGCCTGTCATGCTTCCCAATAAAACCGTGATCATATGATTCACACATTCAGAGTACAGCCTTTCCTAATTAACCAGTAGCCATGGAGTACCTGCTGCGCTTGCGGTCGCGGTCCTTGCTGCGGGAGCGTTTGCGTTCTCGTGAGCGACTCCTCCTGCGGTCGGACGCCCGGCTTGAGTGGCGGCTGTTGGAGCTGCTGCGTCTGCTTCGTCTGTCCCGGTCCCGTTCCCTCTCGCGCTCCCGGTCCCTTTCCCTCTCGCGCTCCcggtccctctctcgctcacgctcccgttctttttccttctccttctcgcgTTCCTTCTcacgcgcctcctcctcctctttgcgtTTCTTCTCCCGCTCTTCTCGTTCCCGTTCACGAGTCTCCTGCTCCTTTACCTTGGGGTCCGGCTCGGGATCCTCTGAGCGCCGCCGCAGTTTCTCCTGAGGAAACAAAGTTGGTTAGTGGTGACGTCTTCTACAGTTGCCGTTTGGGCCTCTGAGATCCGAAGAATATGAAGTGATGTACAACACTGTCTGATATTGATTTAATTACATTATCCTGGATATTACTTTAAATGCAGACAATTTGTTTTTGAATGATCAAATCCTCTATCGAAAAAAGTCATAGTGGTAGCAAAATATTTTTCAGCCCATGTGACTCGGATCATTACATCAGCAACAGGGAAGAACCTTGAGCAACGCCTGATTAATATAGCCCAGGCTGATCATCAAGATTGACCCCTATTACAAGTGATCAATCACCTGGCCCCCCAATTGAAACACCACAGCCAGAGACACTGTGCCGGTGATCTTAAATCATCCACACTTGGCTACAAGGTGGAAGTTTGGcttgaaaagtggtggggacattaatatcGGTATGTCAAATTGTCAGCGTATGCATtttttgcattatgtttgtgaaaaaaggtggggacaagctagattTATCTCAATAGTAGTATGGACACGTCTCCACCATCCACGCCTAAAATTAGAGCCATGCTTGGCTAAGTGCAAGTGCAGGAATAAGCAAGGGCGATCAAAAAGACTGGCAAGTTAGCAGGGCAGTGCCAGGCCACTTCCACACCGACCTTGAGCTCCTCCACAGTAGTCTTGATCTTGGCGTAGCCCATGTGCTGTTTGCCCATGAGGTGGTCATCCACACGGGACTGTGCATCTCCGACGATGAGGAAGGCTCcgcacacctcacacacctccaTCTGTTTCTCCTGAGCCGCAAAGCTCTCAATCGTCtacaggggggttgcagacacATCATCAGAGCCGGGGTAAGGAAGCAAAATTAATTTTTAAcacttaaaaaggtgcactgtgtagaatggtggccagaatgggtactggaactatgctgctcattgaaactatgctgcctataGACAagattgatcttttcatgaatatttaccaaataataaaccaatatttacaagtataaccaaagtacagtatgttttgcagctaaaaatgtctgtttctggaaattcaaaatggcagaccatgaaaGGGAtcccctttacatgtatgaaaagtgcaattttcccactcaTGAATACTTAATTTGATGGTAGTGCTAAGCATTTGTtttaggtaacatttgtgaatgggcagcatgaattctgaaaatgaaatactgaaaatattatacacagtgcacctttaaaagtgcTTCACAGTGGCAGTTTTTGAGGTAAACATGTTAAAACACGACAATATGAAACTGCAGAAAATATCCTAAAACACTTAATAGTACAGTGGGAAGACAAATTAATAGTGTGCAGCTGTGacgtggggaaaaaaaaaactcactaaAAACGAATCTGTAACATGTTGGTTGACAGCTGTAAAGtataataaagtaaagaaaaaaagaaaaaaagaaagagaaagaaagaaagagagagagagaaaaaaagaaagagaaagagagagagagagagagagagagagagagagagagagagagagagagagagagagagagagagagagagagagagaggagagagagagagagagagagagagagagagagagagagagagagagagagagagagagagagagagagagactcactgaAGGGTTGGCGCTGAgctgctccctctcttccttcagcTGCTCCACCAGCTTCATCATACCCTGCGCCTCCTCCACGCGGCCCTCAGAACCCAGCTCCtctatctgcacacacacagttatttttttttttttacaaaagatggctggtagctcaaaaggaggaggaaaacaaaagaggaaatgaattaaaaagcctttattaactcATGGCTAAATCGAGTTACCGGTAGTCTGactaagccctgatgaagaccggTATGGCCGAAAACATGATggcttttattttttatcttgacttagccatgagcacacacacaattatattcAGCTCCTTTGCATGCACAcattatgccacacacacacacacacacacacacacacacacacacacacacacacacacacacacacacacacacacacacacacacacacacacacacacacacacacacacacacacacacactaaaaacaacTGCCGCTGCATCCGATCCCAACTCCTCACTCTTCACCATTGCTATTTTTTTCAAGTTTGATCACAATAGCCAGCAGTTGCAGCCTTACACACATTGAATGAAACATGCGCCTgggcatgtgcacacgcacacacaccatgccaaacATCAGACATTAGATGTAATATAGTCATCTCCACTGGTTCTCCACCTCCTCACTGAAGGGATCCCTAACTATTGCTGTTAATCCATCATCTCCACTGTGTGAATTTGCCCGGTCATCTACACAGTACAATATTATCTGGCAGGACACACCTAACGTCATCTAAAGCATTTTAATTACAGCCATGAGTCATGTGAGGTGTACTCGAAGCAGGACGATATGAAGGGCAAAGTGGCTACACCTGAGTAGCTCTACAGTGTTCCTGCTGACAGCAGCACTACGCTGACATCCCATTAACACCGTCTTCACCATCACCATTCACTCATTGCActgactgggcagtcatgggtaagcggttagaacgtcagacttgtagcccgaaggttaccagtttgactcccgaccggACGGGGACGGGGGggattgaccagtgctctcccccatgactgaggtaccctgagcatggtaccgtcctgccgcacgtTGCACGgataaggcataaatgcaattttgttgtgtacagtgtgcacttgtgtgttgggGACTGCTGTGTCACTAtaacaatgagagttggagtttcccaagtggaCGTTCACTTCACTTTTGCATCGGCTTACCTGAAGGACCAGCTCTTCAATCTTTTCCGTCAGCACCGAGGCCTTCTCTTCATTCTTGGTGGAGGGGCCAGGTCCCTGCTAAAATAATCAAGCATGGTCTCCATTATTACACAACATACTACTGACATGAAAAAACACTCTCCGACTCAAAAAGCACattccaacaaacaaacaaacaaacaaacaaaaaaaccctacaaCAACTTCACTAACAAATGGGCCATCAAATGCAGAATCTCCAAATGGCAATAAGACAAGAGGTATTTGAAGTTGGGGGCTAAAAAGTAAGACTTTTACAGATGACAAATGTGTGAACCGGAATTGATCTGAGACGTTTGAGCGGGGACACATGGCTCTGTGCTGACACATGGCTGTATCGTGTTATAACACTGTGCTATGTGATTGGTAACTTACTCCGGCGGCCTGCTGTGCTTGTGAGAGTGCCAGCCTAGCATGGCCCCTG encodes:
- the luc7l3 gene encoding luc7-like protein 3; this translates as MLSAAQLLDELMGRDRNLAPDEKRSNVRWDHETVCKYYLCGFCPAELFTNTRSDLGPCEKIHDENLRKLYEKSSRFMKVGYERDFLRYLQSLLAEVERRIRRGHARLALSQAQQAAGQGPGPSTKNEEKASVLTEKIEELVLQIEELGSEGRVEEAQGMMKLVEQLKEEREQLSANPSTIESFAAQEKQMEVCEVCGAFLIVGDAQSRVDDHLMGKQHMGYAKIKTTVEELKEKLRRRSEDPEPDPKVKEQETREREREEREKKRKEEEEAREKEREKEKEKERERERERDRERERERDRERERERDRDRRSRRSSSNSRHSSRASDRRRSRSRERKRSRSKDRDRKRSRSRDRERRRSRERSDRKRRSRSRERKRSRSSERKSHRHRSRSRDRDRDRERDRDRERERDRDRDKDRSSKDKDHKDGEKRSSKRASSGDEKASELPKGESMEVDDAPKAELNGTRENIQSEGDTQSN